The Mugil cephalus isolate CIBA_MC_2020 chromosome 11, CIBA_Mcephalus_1.1, whole genome shotgun sequence genome includes a window with the following:
- the tent5ba gene encoding terminal nucleotidyltransferase 5ba, translating to MSGDQNRRFCVLSWDQVQRLDSILGEAVPIHGRGNFPTLSVQPRQIVQVVRARLEERGVCVKDVRLNGSAASHVLHQDSGLGYKDLDLIFGVSLKDDQAFRLVKDVVLDCLLDFLPAGVSKERITALTLKEAYVQKLVKVCNDTDRWSLISLSNNTGKNVELKFVDSLRRQFEFSVDSFQICLDSLLLFDRCSETAMSESFHPTVIGESVYGDFKEAMDHLCQRTIATRSPEEIRGGGLLKYCHLRVRGFRPSSESDMKQMQRYMCSRFFIDFPDIGEQQRKLEAYLQNHFAGMEHKRYECLMTLHQVVNESTVCLMGHERRQTLSLISMLALKVLAEQNAIPTVTNVTCYYQPAPYVQDINFSNYYIAHVQPPQVAACSNSYQTWLPCS from the exons ATGTCTGGTGATCAGAATCGGCGGTTCTGCGTGCTGTCTTGGGATCAGGTGCAGCGCTTGGACTCGATCCTTGGGGAGGCTGTGCCCATCCACGGCCGGGGGAACTTCCCCACTCTGTCCGTTCAACCCCGGCAGATTGTTCAG GTGGTGCGAGCGAGGCTGGAAGAGCGAGGCGTGTGTGTTAAGGACGTGAGGTTGAACGGCTCGGCGGCCAGCCACGTGCTCCATCAGGACTCCGGACTGGGCTACAAGGACCTCGACCTGATCTTCGGTGTGTCCCTAAAAGACGACCAGGCCTTCCGCCTGGTGAAAGATGTTGTGCTGGACTGCCTGTTGGACTTCCTGCCAGCCGGGGTCTCTAAGGAGCGCATCACAGCCCTGACCCTCAAAGAGGCCTACGTACAGAAACTGGTGAAAGTCTGTAATGACACAGACCGCTGGAGCCTGATCTCGCTGTCCAACAACACGGGGAAGAATGTGGAGCTTAAGTTCGTGGACTCTTTACGACGGCAGTTTGAATTCAGCGTGGACTCCTTCCAGATTTGCCTCGACTCCCTGCTCTTGTTCGACCGCTGCTCTGAGACGGCCATGTCCGAGAGCTTTCACCCCACTGTGATCGGGGAGAGCGTGTACGGGGACTTCAAGGAGGCCATGGACCACCTGTGTCAGAGGACGATAGCTACACGCAGCCCCGAAGAAATCCGCGGAGGAGGCCTGTTGAAGTACTGCCACCTGCGGGTGCGGGGGTTTAGACCCTCCTCAGAATCGGACATGAAGCAGATGCAGCGCTACATGTGCTCGCGCTTCTTCATTGACTTCCCTGACATAGgtgagcagcagaggaagctggaggctTACCTGCAGAACCACTTCGCCGGGATGGAGCACAAACGGTACGAGTGCCTGATGACTCTGCACCAAGTGGTCAACGAGAGCACCGTGTGCCTGATGGGCCACGAGAGGCGCCAGACGCTCAGCCTCATCTCCATGCTGGCGCTGAAGGTGCTAGCTGAGCAGAACGCCATCCCCACCGTCACGAACGTCACGTGTTACTACCAGCCAGCGCCGTACGTGCAGGACATCAACTTCAGTAATTACTACATTGCACACGTGCAGCCGCCGCAGGTCGCAGCGTGCAGTAATTCATATCAGACTTGGCTGCCTTGCAGCTGA